The Magnolia sinica isolate HGM2019 chromosome 9, MsV1, whole genome shotgun sequence sequence acatgcCAGGCGTCAATGAGGACTTAGTGGTACACCATCTACCAACAAAGCTAGACATGAAGCCTATCAAGCAGAAGTTACAAAGAATGAAGCCAGAATTTGCTCTGAAGgtccgtgatgaagtcatcaaacAATACAATGCGGGATtcctggtagtctccaactactAGGAATGGCTCGCAAATATTGTACTAGTTCCAAAAAAGGACGACAAAGTTAGAATATGTATcgactttagggacctcaacagagcaagtcctaaagacgatttcCCTCTGCCTCATATCGATACACTAGTGGATAATACTGtaggacacaagatcttctccttcatggatggtttctcgggctacaatcagatcaagatggtTGTCGAAGATCGAGAAAAGACCtccttcatcacaccatggggaacctTCTGCTATCGGGTCATGCCCTTCAGATTGAAGAATGCCggagctacatatcagcgagccatgaccgccttgttccacgacatgataaacaaggaaataGAGGTACATGTAAACAATATGATCATCAAATCTCGCACAATTAAAGGACATTTTGAACATCTCAAGAAGCTCTTCGACaggctagaaaagttcaagctccgcctCAACCAGCAAAAATGTGTTTTCGGTGCAACCGGAGGCAAGCTATTATTAGGCTTCATCGTCAGCAAAGATGGTATCCAGGTGGACAAGACCAAAACTAAGGCAATCATCGAAATGCCGCCAGCCAAGACTAAAAAGGAAATTTGGGGCTTTCTCGGGCGAATCCAGTATATCAGCCGATTCATCGCATAGCTCACTTCggtctgtgagcccatattcaagctactATGGAAAAACTCtccaaaggaatggaatgacgaTTGTTAGGCGGTCTTCGACAGGATCAAAAAATACCTGCTAAATCCTCtagtgctcatgccacctaccCCAGGTAGGCCACTCCTGCTATATATCTCCGTCGCAGCAGAAGCAATTGATGCGTCCTCGGCTAGCACGACGACacaggaagaaaggagcaagcgatCTACTATATAAACAGACAGTTCACAAGTTATGAAGTCAAGTACTCCAATTTAGAGAAGACGTGTCTCACCCTAGTTTAGGCAACACAACGTTTACGACAGTACATGATTGCTCACCTAATCCTTCTGCTCACTCGCATGGACCCATTGAAATACTTATTCGAGAAACCAGCACTAACAGGCAGAATTGCAAAATGGCAACTACTACTTTCAAAGTTCGACATCACATATGTCACTCAGAAAGCAATTAAAGGACAAGCATTGGCCGACCATTTAGCAGCACACTCTTTGCCTGATTACCAACCgctgaagaccttcttccctgatgAGGACATCCTCCTAATCGAGGAGGAAGCagaaagaaaggcaggagagtggacactcttcttcaACGAGGCTACAAATTCAAAAGGAAGTGGAGTAGGCGCCATACTCTACTCTCTCGAAGATGTCCCTATTCCCATATCCAGGCGATTGGCATTCCAATGCACTAACAATGTAGCAGAATATGAAACATGTATTGCTGGTCTAAGAGAAGCCATAATCCTCAACGTAAAGAAGTTACAAGTCCTCGGGGACTCGTAACTCATCATCAATTAGACAAATGGCGACTAGAAGACCAAAGATGAAAAGCTAATCCCGTATTATGTCTATCTGGAAAATCTAATCGAGGAATTCGAAGAGGtcacattctcttacatgccccgaGTTAGGAACCAGTTTGTAGATGCTCTGGCTACTCTCGCATGCTGGAGATCTTGAAAGGAGTTGCTGAATGGGAGCTCACCGTCGAACTCCAGGAGGAACCCGCATTCTGCTTACAGATCAACGAGGTCGAACCTCTCGCAAAGGATCAGCCGTGGTACACCGGCATCAAGGCATATCTCGATCATCAGAAGTACCTAGAAGGAGCAACATCAGTGGACTGTCACACTATCTAACGGTTATCAGCATAGTTCGTGATCACCGGGAGCATTctctacaagcgatccttcaacTAAGTCCTTCTCCGCTGTGTGGACGAGACGGAAGCGGCACAAATCATGTCAAAAATCCACAaaggactatgcggcccacacatgaatagacatatgatggcaaagaagatcttACGACTCGGCTACTATTGGCTTACGATGGAGACAGATTGTTGCAAACACGTCAGGAAATGCTTCTAGTGCCAGGAGCATGCAAGCCAGATCCATGTGCCTGTTTACGAACTCTACAACCTGACGGCACCGTGGCCTTTTTCTGTGTGGGGGTTGGACATCATTGGTAAGATCAGCCCCAAAGCTTCAAACAGGCACGAATACATCCTAGTGGCAGtggattacttcaccaagtggatagAGGCAACATCATACACCACCATCGCAGCATCTCATGTGGTCAAGTTTATGAAAAACAACATCATTAGCCGTCATGGGCTCCCTCATGCCATAATCACAGACAACGGAACTCCGTTCATCAATAAAAGGATGATCGATTTCCTCAACAAATTCAAAATCCAACATTATAGGTCAAGTCCCTATcgtcctcaaatgaatggtggggtcgaagctGCAAACAAGATTATCATCCATATATTGGAGAAAATGGTGAAGACATGTCGGGACTGGTCGGAGATGCTTCCTTACGCACTCTGGGCTTATCGGATGTCTGTACGGTCTGCTACAGGGGCCACTCCATATGAGCTCACATACGGAATGGAAGCAGTGCTACCAATCGAAATTGAAATCTATCACTTCGGATATTACTGGAAAGCCAAGTCGAGGAAGGCGAGTGGCAACAAGCAAGATATGATCAACTGCATCTGGCAGATGAAAAGCGCATGCGGGCGCTAAGCCATTCCCAATGTTATTAAAGAATGATTGCTCgggcctacaacaagagggtccgAAAGAGAAGTTTCAAGGTCggtgacatggtcatgaagcgtATCCTACCACCACACCTACCAGATCCCAGAGAAAAGTTCAAACCTTCGTGGGATGGGCCGTTGATCATTCGAGACATACTCTCAGGAGGCGCTCTTCGGCTCACCAACCTGAAAGGAGAAAATCTTCCTGAGTCCATCAATGTTGATAACAtgaaaatctatcacgggtaaccaTACCTAACCTTGTCAATGATTACAATCACAAAGCTATATTCATTACTTTCCTACCAGAAACAAAAAATATCCACCCCCCTCTCCCATCAGAAATACCCGTCGTTTCtcccaaaaaaaaaggagaaagaagaaacaaaagcacaaaagaaagagagaaaacaaaaacaaaaaaagaagaagaaaaaagacagGCAATCTCAAAAGGAAGATCAAAAAGGGAGAAAATAAGACCATCCCACATCCCCAACTGCCCCTATAACATAAAACAACTTACGATTGTAATCAAAAGACAAGGACAGGAAGGTAACCAGTTGGCCGGCTATGAAGGAAGTCTTCCCGTCGCTCCTGGCactccaaaaagaaaagaaaagaaaagaaaagagaaagtgtGCCTAAGCAAAACAGGCGaggtgaaaacccaaaagggcgcCTTGAGTAAAAACAGTAGGTATgcagcggacttggtgaaaacctgaaagggcaccAAGAGTAAAAATAGCACAGCTGCTAAGGGGCAGGCAAGAGCAAAAACTAGGGACATGGTGAAAATTTGATAGGACGCCATGGGCAAAAATGACGAGAAAGCCGGacgtggtgaaaacctgaaaaggcgctacgggcaaaaatggctaaaaaaaataaaataaataataatataaaataataataataataataataataataataaagtacaGGTACAAAAAAGCCGAGGCAGCAAGCACCACAACAAGATATAATGAAAGATAGACTTCAAATCAGTACTCTATCAAACTCTGCTCAAATCCAGGGGATGCGATCCTGGACACCCTCTCAGGGGaccaagaccctaagaacacaGTCTACACTACTGCGCACAACGTAGGCTGAGCCCAAGATTCTGATCTCAATCATCCAAAacacaaatccaaacacaagcGAACATTGGCAAATTTGGCACAaactgtgaggcccgtatcctagctcgtaccgtttcgTTGGCTTCCGctgtccttccggtcgaattccggcaaccttcgcacagTATCCAATGATTGCGTACAATCCTAAGCGGattcctgcataccgaagttggaTCAAACCGAAAcctgtatcatagcgaccgcatcgtcgccgcgattccaacgccgcgactcgtgcaccaaaccgatgcccaggccaggagatgtgagccaacgttcattccgaagaaacgccgcgcattgtgaattttgagaaaatctctacaacatgtcacatccatcaagtcaagtacatcacccataccccatgccacctcaccctatcttaagtaccaatgaccactccctcttttcccataagtcaaactctctctccctacccatcattcttttaccaaaattcaaataagcccataccatccatatccttttcttacaacacccattccacccacccatttttcatcccatcactctctctctctctccatctcattccatttcaagcttccatgagaggaaatctctaaggagagaagaatgcaAGAGGGGACCCATTTTCCTAAAccctcatccaaccatctaacccttcaaaattcatctcactcCCATAA is a genomic window containing:
- the LOC131255105 gene encoding uncharacterized protein LOC131255105 codes for the protein MLEILKGVAEWELTVELQEEPAFCLQINEVEPLAKDQPWYTGIKCQEHASQIHVPVYELYNLTAPWPFSVWGLDIIGKISPKASNRHEYILVAVDYFTKWIEATSYTTIAASHVVKFMKNNIISRHGLPHAIITDNGTPFINKRMIDFLNKFKIQHYRSSPYRPQMNGGVEAANKIIIHILEKMVKTCRDWSEMLPYALWAYRMSVRSATGATPYELTYGMEAVLPIEIEIYHFGYYWKAKSRKASGNKQDMINCIWQMKSACGR